The following is a genomic window from Amycolatopsis sp. BJA-103.
TGCCACGCGACATTTCCCGACCCGACCTCTTCGCGAAGCTCGGGCGAGATCAGCGATCGGAGCTGCTCGTTCCCGCTCGACTGGTCCTCGTACAGGACCAGGGAACTCAGGTCACGGTCGGACAGCTCGCCGCTGATCCGGTCCAGCGTCCCGCCCGCCGGCGGCAGCGGGCCGAGCGGGTACAGCGCGGTGGCCTTGTCGACCAGGACGCGGGCGGTGGCGTCCTGCGCCTGCTGGAGGATCACCGTGCGGGACTGGACATAGGCACCACCGGCGACCGTCGCCGCGGTGATCACGACCAGCAGGCTGAACGCCAGCAACAGCCGGGTACGCAGACCCCAAAGCTTCACAGTGGCCCGAACCGGTAGCCGAACCCGCGGACCGTCTGCACGAACACCGGCGCGGAAGAGTCGTCCTCGATCTTCGCGCGCAGCCGTTGCACACAGGCGTCGACGACCCGGGAGTCACCGAAATAGCCGTGCTCCCACACGTTTTCCAGCAGGTACTGGCGGCTGAGCACCCGGCCGGGCACCTGGGTGAGTTCCAGCAGCAGCCGCAGTTCGGTCGGGGCGAGGGCGACGGGCTTGCCGCCCTTGGTCACCGTCAGCGCGGCGCGGTCGACGCCGAGGTCGCCGTGCTGTTCGATCTCGGGCTGCGCGGGCACGGAGGGCGGCGTCTGCCCGCTGCGGCGCAGCACCGCGCGGATCCGCGCCTCGAGTACCTGCGCCCTGGCGGGTTTGACCACGTAGTCGTCCGCGCCGGCGGCGAGCCCGGCCACCACGTCGATGTCCTCGTTGCGCGCGGTGAGCATGATGATCGGCAGATCACCCGTGGCCCGGATGCGGCGGCAGACCTCGAAGCCGTCCAGTCCCGGCAGCATCAGGTCCAGCACG
Proteins encoded in this region:
- a CDS encoding response regulator transcription factor, with product MDERIPSGAAIVVGMPRVLLIEDDQAVREGLSMALGGRGHAVDAVATGEEGLARLASRPPDIVVLDLMLPGLDGFEVCRRIRATGDLPIIMLTARNEDIDVVAGLAAGADDYVVKPARAQVLEARIRAVLRRSGQTPPSVPAQPEIEQHGDLGVDRAALTVTKGGKPVALAPTELRLLLELTQVPGRVLSRQYLLENVWEHGYFGDSRVVDACVQRLRAKIEDDSSAPVFVQTVRGFGYRFGPL